A window from Staphylococcus succinus encodes these proteins:
- the ftsZ gene encoding cell division protein FtsZ, translating into MLEFEQGFNHLATLKVIGVGGGGNNAVNRMIDHGMNNVEFISINTDGQALNLSKAESKIQIGEKLTRGLGAGANPEIGKKAAEESREQIEDAIQGADMVFVTAGMGGGTGTGAAPVVAKIAKEMGALTVGVVTRPFGFEGRKRQTQAAAGVEAMKAAVDTLIVIPNDRLLDIVDKSTPMMEAFKEADNVLRQGVQGISDLIAVSGEVNLDFADVKTIMSNQGSALMGIGVSSGENRAVEAAKKAISSPLLETSIVGAQGVLMNITGGESLSLFEAQEAADIVQDAADEDVNMIFGTVINPELQDEIVVTVIATGFEDKPSAQGRKASNTTFGSSATSSTPKEEPFASSQASVSQQPTESASEGRSHTTNEDDIPSFIRNREERRSRRTRR; encoded by the coding sequence ATGTTAGAATTTGAACAAGGATTTAATCATTTAGCGACGTTAAAAGTCATCGGTGTAGGGGGCGGCGGAAATAACGCTGTAAACCGTATGATTGACCATGGTATGAACAATGTTGAATTTATTTCTATCAATACGGACGGACAAGCTTTAAACTTATCTAAAGCAGAATCTAAAATCCAAATTGGTGAAAAGTTAACTCGTGGTTTAGGTGCAGGTGCGAATCCAGAAATTGGTAAAAAAGCTGCTGAAGAATCACGAGAACAAATTGAAGATGCTATCCAAGGTGCAGATATGGTATTCGTAACTGCTGGTATGGGTGGCGGTACTGGTACTGGTGCAGCTCCAGTTGTAGCGAAAATTGCTAAAGAAATGGGCGCATTAACAGTTGGTGTCGTTACACGTCCGTTTGGTTTCGAAGGCCGTAAACGTCAAACACAAGCAGCAGCTGGTGTAGAAGCTATGAAAGCAGCTGTAGATACATTAATCGTCATTCCAAATGATCGTTTATTAGATATCGTTGATAAATCAACACCAATGATGGAAGCGTTCAAAGAAGCAGATAATGTTTTACGCCAAGGTGTTCAAGGTATTTCTGACTTAATCGCTGTATCAGGTGAAGTAAACCTTGACTTTGCAGATGTTAAGACGATTATGTCTAACCAAGGTTCAGCTTTAATGGGAATTGGTGTTTCTTCTGGTGAGAATCGTGCAGTAGAAGCAGCTAAAAAAGCAATTTCTTCACCATTATTAGAAACTTCTATTGTAGGAGCACAAGGTGTACTTATGAACATCACTGGTGGCGAATCACTTTCACTTTTTGAAGCACAAGAAGCTGCTGATATCGTTCAAGATGCTGCAGACGAAGATGTGAATATGATTTTTGGTACTGTAATTAATCCAGAATTACAAGATGAAATCGTGGTAACAGTGATTGCAACTGGTTTTGAAGATAAACCATCAGCACAAGGGCGTAAAGCTTCTAATACTACATTTGGTAGCAGTGCAACAAGCAGTACACCAAAAGAAGAACCATTTGCTTCAAGTCAAGCAAGTGTATCTCAACAACCAACTGAAAGTGCTAGTGAAGGCAGAAGTCATACTACAAACGAAGATGACATTCCAAGCTTTATTAGAAATAGAGAAGAAAGACGTTCAAGAAGAACTAGACGTTAA
- the ftsA gene encoding cell division protein FtsA, producing the protein MEEHYYVSIDIGSSSIKTIVGEKFHNGINVIGTGQTYTSGIKNGQIDDFDIAKQAIKDTIKKASIASGVDIKEVFLKLPIIGTEVFDESNEIEFYEDTELDGTHIESVLEGIREKNEVPDTEIINAFPIKFVVDGDNEVSDPKELIARHGLKVEAGVIAIQKSILINMIKCVESCGVDVLDVYSDAYNFGSVLSATEKELGACVIDIGEDMTQIAFYERGELVDGDAIEMAGRDITEDIAEGLNTSYETAEKVKHQYGHAFFESASDQDIFTVDQTDSDEEAQFTQKDLADIIEARLEDIFFEIFDVLQELGLTKVNGGFVITGGSANLLGVKELLQDMVSEKVRIHTPSQMGIRKPEFSSAISTISSSITFDEMLDYVTISNHDSEEFEEEVIESDDRENNTKSSGFDWFKKKSNKQEESQSPTSDSEQQHVKEDYEEKVNVDEDAEGKPQHKEDKEEGKFKKLMKSLFD; encoded by the coding sequence ATGGAAGAGCATTATTATGTAAGTATAGATATCGGTTCATCAAGTATTAAAACAATAGTAGGCGAAAAATTTCACAATGGCATTAATGTGATAGGTACAGGACAAACCTACACAAGTGGAATAAAAAATGGACAGATTGATGATTTTGACATCGCGAAACAAGCGATTAAAGATACAATTAAAAAAGCTTCTATTGCTTCAGGGGTAGATATTAAGGAAGTATTTTTAAAACTTCCTATTATCGGTACTGAAGTGTTTGATGAATCCAATGAAATTGAATTTTATGAAGATACTGAATTAGATGGTACACATATTGAAAGTGTACTTGAAGGTATCCGTGAAAAAAATGAAGTCCCAGATACAGAGATAATTAACGCATTCCCAATTAAATTTGTAGTTGATGGGGATAATGAAGTTTCAGATCCTAAAGAATTAATTGCTAGACATGGCTTGAAAGTTGAAGCTGGTGTTATCGCAATTCAAAAATCAATTTTAATCAATATGATTAAATGTGTTGAATCATGTGGTGTAGATGTGTTGGATGTATATTCTGATGCATACAACTTTGGTTCAGTTCTATCAGCCACTGAAAAAGAATTAGGTGCGTGTGTCATTGATATTGGTGAAGACATGACACAAATTGCATTCTATGAACGAGGTGAACTTGTTGATGGTGATGCAATAGAAATGGCTGGCCGTGATATTACTGAAGATATCGCAGAAGGTTTAAATACATCTTATGAAACAGCTGAAAAAGTTAAACATCAATATGGTCACGCTTTCTTTGAATCTGCTTCTGATCAAGATATTTTCACTGTTGACCAAACAGATAGTGATGAAGAAGCACAATTTACACAAAAAGATTTAGCAGACATTATTGAAGCACGTTTGGAAGATATATTCTTTGAAATTTTTGATGTGTTACAAGAATTAGGACTTACTAAAGTTAATGGTGGATTCGTTATTACAGGAGGGTCAGCTAACTTATTAGGCGTCAAGGAACTACTACAAGATATGGTTAGTGAAAAAGTGAGAATACATACGCCATCACAAATGGGTATTAGAAAACCTGAGTTCTCATCAGCAATTTCTACAATTTCTAGTAGCATTACTTTCGATGAAATGCTAGATTATGTTACAATAAGTAATCATGACAGTGAAGAATTCGAAGAAGAAGTCATCGAATCTGATGATAGAGAAAACAATACAAAATCAAGCGGATTTGATTGGTTCAAGAAAAAATCGAATAAGCAAGAAGAATCGCAATCACCAACATCTGATTCGGAACAACAACATGTAAAAGAGGATTACGAGGAAAAAGTAAACGTCGATGAAGACGCTGAAGGTAAACCTCAACATAAAGAAGATAAAGAAGAAGGTAAATTTAAAAAACTGATGAAATCTCTATTCGATTGA
- the pgeF gene encoding peptidoglycan editing factor PgeF yields MQERFKKYNHILKYETSQLEKVILGITTREDGLSPYPKEAFNLARYIDDDSINITQHQEQLAATIHYPREQWVFPIQTHENKVVEVTDEDKGTNIDALSDELYGVDGMYTYQSDILLTMCYADCVPIYFYSEPHHFVGLAHAGWRGTVGQIANEMVSKIDFDVKDLQVVIGPATSSTYEINDDIKSKFEQLPVDTNQFIDRRAEDRHGIDLKQANALLLEYAGVPKDNIYITNYATSEDLSLFFSYRVEKGNTGRMLAFIGQ; encoded by the coding sequence ATGCAAGAGAGATTCAAGAAGTATAACCACATATTGAAGTATGAGACAAGCCAATTAGAAAAAGTAATATTGGGTATAACTACTAGAGAAGATGGCTTGAGTCCTTATCCTAAAGAAGCATTTAATTTAGCTAGGTATATTGATGATGATTCTATAAATATTACACAGCATCAAGAGCAACTTGCAGCTACAATCCATTATCCAAGGGAGCAATGGGTGTTTCCGATACAAACCCATGAAAATAAGGTGGTTGAAGTAACAGACGAAGATAAAGGGACGAATATTGATGCATTATCAGATGAGCTATATGGTGTAGATGGTATGTATACTTACCAGTCTGATATATTGCTAACGATGTGTTATGCAGATTGTGTACCCATATACTTTTATAGTGAACCACACCATTTTGTAGGATTGGCGCATGCGGGATGGAGAGGAACAGTTGGCCAAATTGCTAATGAGATGGTAAGTAAAATTGATTTTGATGTGAAGGATTTACAAGTTGTTATAGGTCCTGCAACATCATCCACCTATGAAATTAATGATGATATTAAATCAAAATTTGAACAACTACCTGTTGATACTAATCAGTTTATTGACAGAAGAGCTGAGGATAGACATGGTATCGATTTAAAACAAGCAAATGCTTTGTTACTTGAATATGCCGGTGTTCCTAAAGATAATATTTACATTACAAATTATGCTACGTCAGAGGATTTATCTTTATTTTTCTCATATAGAGTTGAAAAAGGAAACACTGGACGCATGTTAGCATTTATTGGTCAATAA